One Weissella coleopterorum DNA segment encodes these proteins:
- the mvk gene encoding mevalonate kinase, producing the protein MKKTSIGKSHAKVILMGEHSVVYGQPAISLPLPDITFTATVEERLAGQIIFTPTYQGPFSSLAEGYEGIRQLVNRLLINFNALKQPFTLRLRSDIPQERGMGSSAASATAIIRAFYDFFDTPLDAKTLQKWTAIEERITHGSPSGLDAATVSSDAPIWFIKHEVTQPFSLNLNGVIVLADTGIKGQTGLAVSVVRSLLEENPQDAKQHIHTLGILATEAQTALQTNDLQNLGRLMNQAQQELTALEVSHPQLDVLIEAANQAGALGAKLTGGGIGGTMLALAPNMEVANRIITALETAGANEVWTQTYPTF; encoded by the coding sequence TTGAAAAAAACATCAATCGGTAAAAGTCATGCCAAGGTAATTTTAATGGGTGAACACTCAGTCGTTTACGGACAACCAGCAATCTCTTTGCCACTACCAGACATTACTTTTACTGCTACAGTTGAAGAACGTTTAGCTGGTCAAATTATTTTCACCCCAACCTACCAAGGCCCTTTTTCTAGCTTAGCTGAGGGTTACGAGGGAATTCGACAATTAGTTAATCGCCTTCTCATCAACTTTAACGCACTTAAACAGCCGTTCACTTTACGCCTGCGTTCCGACATCCCACAAGAACGTGGAATGGGGTCATCAGCTGCTAGTGCGACGGCAATCATTCGCGCTTTTTATGATTTTTTTGATACCCCACTAGATGCAAAAACCCTACAAAAATGGACGGCGATTGAAGAAAGAATCACCCATGGATCGCCCTCTGGTTTAGATGCTGCGACAGTTTCTAGTGATGCACCGATCTGGTTTATTAAACACGAAGTCACCCAACCTTTTTCCTTGAATCTCAATGGGGTCATCGTCCTAGCAGATACTGGAATTAAAGGGCAAACTGGTTTGGCCGTGTCAGTTGTTAGAAGCTTACTGGAAGAAAATCCTCAAGATGCTAAGCAACATATTCACACTTTAGGTATATTAGCTACCGAAGCTCAAACCGCTCTTCAAACCAACGATCTGCAAAATCTAGGTCGGTTAATGAATCAAGCCCAACAAGAATTAACGGCCCTTGAAGTTTCCCACCCCCAACTGGATGTTCTAATTGAGGCTGCCAATCAAGCAGGAGCCCTCGGGGCTAAGCTTACCGGCGGTGGCATTGGCGGGACCATGTTAGCATTAGCCCCGAATATGGAAGTTGCTAATCGAATCATTACTGCCTTGGAGACTGCCGGAGCCAATGAGGTTTGGACACAGACCTATCCCACATTTTAA
- a CDS encoding DUF5590 domain-containing protein, translated as MQMRQLNRQKSKFHWGRWVVLGIIILVVIGYGILGTATKPINQANQEYSKLVLKEHKLSSVQNFYWSNRSGDYYTLIGKNAQGQKTGVIVNAKSKAMTVLPMNEGLSYQAVQDRINQKYQPKKITNIGMSVYKKVPVWEVKFIDQNENLNFITIQFTNGKVVRSINNL; from the coding sequence ATGCAAATGCGACAGCTGAATCGACAAAAATCAAAGTTTCATTGGGGAAGATGGGTGGTCTTAGGAATCATTATTTTGGTGGTGATAGGTTATGGTATCTTAGGAACTGCCACGAAACCGATTAATCAAGCTAATCAGGAATATAGTAAATTAGTTCTAAAAGAACACAAACTCAGTTCCGTCCAAAATTTTTACTGGAGTAACCGATCAGGTGATTATTACACTTTGATTGGAAAAAATGCTCAAGGTCAAAAAACAGGTGTAATTGTGAATGCAAAGTCAAAGGCGATGACAGTTTTGCCGATGAATGAAGGCTTATCTTACCAAGCCGTTCAAGATCGCATTAATCAAAAATATCAACCTAAAAAAATTACAAATATTGGCATGAGTGTTTATAAAAAGGTTCCTGTTTGGGAAGTTAAATTTATTGATCAGAATGAAAATTTAAATTTTATTACCATTCAATTCACCAATGGAAAAGTAGTTCGTTCAATTAATAATCTATAA
- the asnS gene encoding asparagine--tRNA ligase, with the protein MDTIRLEDVKNYVGQEVRIGAWLRNKRGSGKLQFLQLRDGTAFMQAVVVKAEVGDEIFAKAKELKQETSMYLVGTIKEDTRSDFGYEMDVNDLVVVGASEGYPITPKEHGTDFLMDHRHLYLRHIQPFAVLRIRNTMIAATYEFFNKEGFIKIDAPFLTGSAPEGTTELFSTEYFETEAYLSQTGQLYAEAGAMAFGKVFTFGPTFRAEKSKTRRHLTEFWMIEPEMAWMDQAASLEVQERYIAYLINAVLERNSYELDLLGRDKELLASYTKLPYPRVSYDEAIKLLQENNFDVEWGVDFGSPEETFLANHFASPVFITNFPKEIKAFYMKRHPTRDDVVISADLLAPEGYGEIIGGSERDTDYEYLAERVKAEGLDMDEYAWYLDLRKYGSVPHSGFGLGLERAVTWITGEEHIREAIPFPRTMTRLRP; encoded by the coding sequence ATGGATACGATCAGATTAGAAGATGTTAAAAATTATGTAGGGCAGGAAGTTAGAATTGGAGCATGGCTTCGTAATAAGCGTGGATCCGGGAAATTACAATTCTTGCAACTTCGAGATGGAACGGCATTTATGCAAGCAGTTGTGGTTAAGGCTGAAGTAGGGGATGAAATTTTTGCTAAGGCAAAAGAGCTGAAGCAAGAGACGAGTATGTACTTAGTTGGAACTATTAAAGAGGATACCCGTTCTGATTTTGGCTACGAAATGGATGTCAATGATTTGGTTGTTGTTGGCGCATCAGAAGGATATCCAATTACACCAAAAGAACATGGAACAGATTTTTTGATGGATCATCGCCATCTTTATCTTCGGCATATCCAGCCATTTGCAGTCTTGCGGATTCGTAATACCATGATTGCAGCCACGTATGAATTTTTCAATAAAGAAGGGTTTATCAAAATTGATGCACCATTCTTAACGGGGTCAGCACCGGAGGGAACGACAGAATTATTTTCAACCGAATACTTTGAAACTGAAGCATATCTATCTCAAACGGGACAATTATATGCTGAAGCTGGCGCCATGGCATTTGGAAAAGTCTTTACGTTTGGACCCACTTTCCGTGCGGAAAAATCCAAGACACGGCGCCATTTGACGGAATTTTGGATGATCGAACCTGAAATGGCTTGGATGGATCAAGCGGCTTCATTGGAAGTTCAGGAACGTTATATTGCCTACTTAATTAATGCCGTTTTGGAACGCAATTCATATGAATTGGATTTGCTTGGTCGTGATAAGGAATTATTGGCATCGTATACTAAACTCCCATACCCTCGGGTATCATATGATGAAGCTATTAAATTGCTTCAAGAAAACAACTTTGATGTCGAATGGGGAGTTGATTTTGGTTCACCGGAAGAAACCTTCTTGGCTAATCATTTTGCAAGCCCCGTTTTCATTACGAATTTTCCAAAGGAGATCAAGGCCTTTTACATGAAGCGTCATCCAACACGCGATGATGTCGTTATTTCTGCTGATTTATTGGCGCCTGAAGGTTATGGTGAGATTATTGGTGGATCGGAACGGGACACTGATTATGAATATTTGGCAGAACGAGTTAAGGCTGAAGGCTTAGATATGGATGAGTATGCATGGTATCTCGATCTTCGTAAATATGGTTCAGTACCACATTCTGGCTTTGGTCTTGGTCTGGAACGTGCGGTTACTTGGATTACAGGTGAAGAACATATTCGAGAAGCAATTCCATTCCCTCGAACTATGACTCGTCTACGGCCATAA
- a CDS encoding helicase C-terminal domain-containing protein, producing the protein MDAKTIYAVVDLETTSNQNQAGRIMQVAVVFVRNQKIINQFSTLVNPGQPIPVGIQKLTHINDAMVKKMPFFEDVAQTLHAMLSETVIVAHNINFDLPFLNAEFERVGLTALTNLALDTVTLAQILWPTANSYRLGDLTHQLGIAHLNPHRADSDAKATGELLIAAQQKALRLPMITLQQLNDLPLALPRDTKQIFTWALAENRRHPQPLANNLEVVDRLALRRFATPSAYKQHQPELHFPKKEDEKRTLLTPSLDYRVSQARLMNQIYEHYTSGELSNQPGETAMVVEAPTGMGKTLGYLMPLAYLAIQQGRQVVLSVPTKTLQKQISTTINQTLKNILPFEVRGVQLKGQQNYLNLQSFKRSLARDEGSIAMQFLKAQILVWLTETLTGDFDELNLNNVSHDFLRQLAQTANNPEASKFYHHEFAHRQSILRTQATFLVVNHAYLTRQVQQITQQAKKPFLVIDEAQNLPDVVLQHSRHQISWSGLIAQAQLLQQNLMVKKNNHLNPIFERLPNGQRISQQFIQTMEPMVDLLVNIQQSLYRQFVLSAKMPANVGKDEYLVPTDHLIQFWVEHQNDFKQVQQLIQQLRLSLDQMMEAFIQIGTPFSIDERQSLADFRYLIERIGQTNTTLNTFQDAMIDYAETSVFWLTDYHGQSGPSLQLTGGLLHTKDYFKNNIYPAFLSPLMIGATLFNSAKSTYLYTRLNLDQQTAQVEKFKDSFDWANQAELLLVEDGPVPGSPMYGEYLSQQLLAILQKLSKNTLVLFTSLELMEQVYHVVTENKIYRDSDMTVLAQGISGNKSKILKRLQNEQHLMVFGALSFWEGIDLPNQQLELLILTRLPFEQPDTILQKVEEQQLAASKQSFFHQSVLPKATLKLRQGVGRLIRSDQDGGAIVILDSRIVNKQYGKTMQKMLPEALPKQVITHQQLVDKLLHFFNRDQMNNK; encoded by the coding sequence GTGGACGCAAAAACGATTTATGCCGTCGTTGATTTAGAAACAACGAGTAATCAGAATCAAGCCGGCCGAATTATGCAGGTAGCGGTTGTTTTTGTACGGAATCAAAAAATTATTAATCAATTTTCAACACTAGTGAATCCGGGTCAGCCCATTCCAGTTGGAATTCAAAAGCTAACCCATATTAATGATGCAATGGTTAAAAAGATGCCCTTTTTTGAAGATGTAGCTCAGACTTTGCATGCAATGTTGAGTGAGACAGTTATCGTCGCACACAATATTAATTTCGATTTACCTTTTTTAAATGCTGAATTTGAACGGGTGGGATTAACAGCGTTAACCAACCTAGCATTGGATACTGTAACGCTTGCTCAAATTTTGTGGCCCACAGCGAACAGTTATCGCTTAGGCGATTTGACCCATCAATTAGGGATTGCACATTTAAATCCACATCGTGCTGACAGTGATGCAAAGGCTACGGGAGAATTGTTGATTGCTGCGCAGCAAAAAGCGTTAAGGCTACCAATGATCACATTACAGCAATTAAATGATTTGCCATTAGCTTTACCGAGAGATACTAAACAAATTTTTACTTGGGCACTTGCTGAAAATCGACGTCACCCGCAACCGCTGGCTAATAACCTAGAAGTGGTTGATCGGTTAGCATTGCGTCGTTTTGCTACACCATCAGCTTATAAACAACATCAACCAGAATTGCACTTCCCCAAAAAAGAAGATGAGAAGCGTACGCTTTTAACGCCCAGTTTAGATTATCGGGTATCCCAGGCACGACTTATGAACCAAATCTATGAACATTACACAAGTGGGGAGCTCTCGAATCAACCGGGTGAAACTGCGATGGTGGTTGAAGCACCGACAGGAATGGGTAAAACCTTAGGCTATTTGATGCCTTTAGCATACTTGGCCATTCAGCAAGGTCGGCAAGTTGTCTTGTCGGTCCCTACCAAAACTTTGCAAAAACAAATCAGTACGACAATTAACCAAACCTTAAAAAATATTTTACCTTTTGAAGTTCGTGGGGTGCAGCTCAAAGGGCAACAAAATTATTTGAATTTACAGAGCTTTAAACGATCATTAGCTCGAGATGAAGGTTCGATTGCCATGCAGTTTTTAAAAGCTCAAATTTTGGTCTGGCTCACTGAAACTTTAACCGGTGATTTTGATGAACTAAATTTGAATAATGTTAGTCACGACTTTTTAAGACAACTAGCACAAACGGCAAATAATCCCGAAGCATCAAAATTTTATCATCATGAGTTTGCTCATCGGCAATCAATTTTAAGAACACAAGCGACTTTCTTGGTGGTTAATCATGCATATTTGACACGCCAAGTACAACAAATCACGCAACAAGCTAAAAAGCCATTCTTAGTGATTGATGAGGCTCAAAATTTGCCGGATGTGGTTTTACAGCATAGTCGACATCAGATTAGTTGGTCTGGATTAATCGCCCAAGCTCAGTTATTACAACAAAATTTGATGGTCAAAAAAAATAATCATTTAAACCCAATTTTTGAACGATTACCTAATGGGCAACGAATTAGTCAGCAATTTATTCAAACCATGGAACCAATGGTTGATTTGTTGGTTAATATCCAACAGAGTCTATATCGACAATTTGTTTTAAGTGCTAAAATGCCAGCAAATGTGGGTAAAGATGAATATTTAGTGCCAACAGATCATTTGATCCAATTTTGGGTAGAACATCAAAACGATTTTAAACAAGTTCAACAATTAATTCAGCAATTGAGGTTGAGCTTAGATCAAATGATGGAGGCATTTATTCAAATTGGGACTCCTTTTAGTATTGACGAGCGGCAAAGCTTAGCTGACTTTCGTTATTTAATTGAAAGAATTGGGCAGACTAATACGACTTTAAATACTTTTCAGGATGCAATGATTGATTACGCAGAGACAAGTGTTTTCTGGTTAACTGATTATCACGGACAGAGTGGACCTAGTTTGCAGTTGACGGGTGGATTATTGCATACTAAGGATTATTTCAAAAATAATATTTACCCTGCGTTCTTATCACCATTAATGATCGGGGCAACGCTATTTAACAGTGCCAAGTCAACTTATTTATATACGCGATTAAATTTGGATCAGCAAACAGCTCAAGTGGAGAAATTTAAAGATTCTTTTGATTGGGCGAACCAAGCTGAATTGTTATTAGTAGAAGATGGGCCAGTGCCGGGTAGCCCGATGTATGGGGAGTATTTGAGTCAACAATTGTTAGCTATTTTACAAAAATTATCGAAGAATACACTTGTTTTGTTCACGTCGCTTGAACTAATGGAGCAAGTCTACCATGTAGTAACTGAAAATAAAATTTATCGTGATAGCGACATGACGGTACTTGCTCAAGGTATTTCGGGAAATAAATCAAAAATTCTTAAGCGATTACAAAATGAACAACACCTCATGGTTTTTGGCGCATTAAGTTTTTGGGAAGGTATTGATTTACCGAATCAACAATTAGAATTGTTGATTTTAACACGCTTACCATTTGAACAGCCCGATACCATTTTACAAAAAGTTGAGGAACAGCAATTAGCTGCTAGTAAGCAGAGCTTTTTCCATCAGAGTGTTTTACCCAAAGCAACGCTTAAATTACGACAAGGGGTCGGTCGATTAATTCGTTCAGACCAAGATGGAGGAGCAATTGTGATTTTAGATTCACGAATTGTAAATAAACAATATGGAAAAACCATGCAAAAAATGTTGCCTGAAGCATTACCTAAGCAGGTTATTACTCACCAACAGTTGGTAGATAAATTGCTACATTTCTTTAACCGTGATCAGATGAATAATAAATAA
- a CDS encoding phosphomevalonate kinase, with protein sequence MLKLQVPGKLFLAGEFAATYTNQPSIIMAIDRYIEFKITAAETIEINSDLLGTYQISNNKLQPILKAQNDDWSLIQAGLQTFEQFRRDLPNAPELKPFHLSIESHLNLNQRKIGLGSSGATMVGLIASLLQFHQISFSKIMLFKLATIALLKIPKFSNGSMGDVAAASFGGVVYYHKFDRTWVQKMLQNDHLANLVQIPWPHLVLKNMPFPTTWQLLVGWTQSPADTQSSLDTMQRQKQLDQHFLQASSDLVWAIQKAISQKNWSDFRLKLSEIQLLLIKYTNAQHLPYQTPALTAFLNSLEHFNLPGKISGAGNGDNGIAFQLLPAPNLDLLATWRNQGIQPLPLKIAPAKGISYGI encoded by the coding sequence ATGCTTAAACTTCAAGTTCCTGGTAAACTTTTTTTAGCTGGTGAATTTGCAGCTACGTACACGAATCAACCCAGCATTATTATGGCAATTGATCGTTATATTGAATTCAAAATCACCGCCGCCGAAACAATTGAAATTAATAGTGATCTCTTGGGTACTTATCAAATTTCTAATAATAAACTCCAACCAATTCTAAAGGCGCAAAATGATGATTGGAGCTTAATTCAAGCTGGATTGCAAACTTTTGAACAATTTCGGCGCGATTTACCTAATGCTCCAGAACTCAAGCCTTTTCATTTAAGTATTGAAAGCCATTTGAATCTGAATCAACGTAAAATTGGATTAGGTTCTTCTGGTGCGACAATGGTTGGTCTAATAGCTAGTCTTTTACAATTTCATCAAATTTCATTTTCAAAAATAATGCTTTTTAAGTTAGCTACAATAGCCCTACTCAAAATCCCTAAATTCAGCAATGGCTCAATGGGCGATGTGGCGGCTGCAAGTTTTGGTGGCGTAGTCTATTATCATAAATTCGACCGAACCTGGGTTCAAAAGATGTTGCAAAATGATCATTTAGCGAACTTAGTACAAATTCCTTGGCCCCATTTAGTGCTTAAAAACATGCCCTTTCCCACAACTTGGCAACTGCTAGTTGGTTGGACCCAAAGCCCCGCTGACACTCAATCCAGTTTGGACACGATGCAGCGTCAAAAACAACTTGATCAACATTTTTTACAAGCATCAAGTGATTTAGTTTGGGCGATTCAAAAAGCCATTTCACAAAAAAATTGGTCGGATTTCCGATTAAAACTAAGTGAGATCCAGCTACTTCTGATAAAGTACACGAATGCACAACATCTTCCTTATCAAACTCCTGCATTAACAGCATTTTTAAATAGCTTAGAACATTTTAATTTGCCTGGTAAAATTTCGGGAGCTGGAAACGGTGATAACGGAATCGCCTTTCAACTATTGCCCGCACCTAACTTAGATTTACTAGCTACTTGGCGCAACCAAGGTATTCAACCCCTTCCATTAAAAATTGCGCCAGCGAAAGGAATTTCATATGGAATCTGA
- the fni gene encoding type 2 isopentenyl-diphosphate Delta-isomerase: MESEHAHRKDEHLALAEAEFKKNPPISSLNQVRLIHRSLPETNVQHVDLRIQDTALNWDYPFYIEAMTGGSYKTGEINEQLATVAKTTGLAMAVGSQSIALKDFDAIPSFEIARKANPDGFLIANIGAGHTAYEAQRVINMIGANALEVHVNVAQEIVMAEGDRDFHWLESIGEIITTSSVPVIIKEVGFGMDQQTILQLEQLGAKYINVGGRSGTNFAVIEDRRNRTDTPKNSHHYLYDWGQTTAESLLEAQSSSAHIMATGGISSPLDVVKAQVLGAKAVGVAGYFLHDLLSFGPEHLIETIQLWQAHLPKLYALVGASQQSDLTAVPYVLNSELSNYAQQRNLNTPKF, from the coding sequence ATGGAATCTGAACACGCCCATCGTAAAGATGAACATTTAGCCTTAGCTGAAGCTGAGTTCAAAAAAAATCCGCCGATCTCATCTCTGAATCAAGTTCGTTTAATTCATCGCTCTTTACCAGAAACCAACGTCCAACATGTTGATTTGAGAATACAAGATACTGCCTTAAATTGGGATTACCCCTTCTATATTGAAGCAATGACCGGTGGTAGTTATAAAACAGGTGAAATTAATGAACAATTAGCTACCGTCGCTAAAACCACTGGCTTAGCTATGGCTGTCGGATCGCAAAGTATTGCCTTAAAAGATTTTGATGCCATCCCTTCTTTTGAAATTGCCCGAAAAGCAAACCCCGATGGATTTTTAATTGCTAATATTGGTGCAGGCCACACAGCCTATGAAGCTCAACGCGTTATTAATATGATTGGGGCCAATGCTCTAGAAGTTCACGTCAATGTAGCTCAAGAAATCGTCATGGCCGAGGGTGACCGTGATTTTCATTGGCTAGAATCAATTGGTGAAATTATCACGACTAGCTCGGTCCCAGTCATTATTAAAGAAGTCGGTTTTGGTATGGATCAACAAACGATTCTGCAGCTAGAACAACTAGGTGCCAAATATATTAATGTTGGGGGTCGTTCAGGAACTAACTTTGCCGTGATCGAAGATCGTCGTAACCGAACCGACACACCCAAAAACAGTCACCACTATTTATATGATTGGGGTCAGACAACTGCAGAATCATTACTGGAAGCACAATCCAGCTCTGCTCATATTATGGCCACTGGTGGTATTTCATCACCTTTGGATGTCGTCAAAGCCCAAGTCCTTGGCGCTAAAGCCGTCGGGGTCGCTGGTTATTTCTTACATGATTTGCTAAGTTTTGGTCCTGAACATTTAATTGAAACAATTCAGCTCTGGCAAGCTCACCTACCAAAGCTCTATGCCTTGGTAGGCGCCAGTCAACAATCGGATTTAACAGCCGTTCCCTATGTGTTAAATTCGGAATTGTCGAATTATGCTCAACAACGTAATTTAAACACACCCAAATTTTAA
- a CDS encoding IS3 family transposase (programmed frameshift), protein MVIKYSNDFKESIVSLHKVGRSANSLAKEYNVSVSTVSKWVNQADPNNTKVLSANERALIKENKQLKEELDIFKTSSGAYGEKLIIKGRIPTLKIINDNLQVGHRITKILNVLRIPRSTYYGYIHWKPGKTLLRRNFIKQKVLDAWLKYPMYGYPRLTILLNRQLKIKISQRMVYKQMYALKIRSRMTKRINKPKTHTEYDQRPNLIKGLPDQSNILLTDITYIPVKNTWVYLASVYNPVTRRVISYKVGSHMTKELATDVINQVAVKSVKPSIIHSDMGSQYTSDLFESTLTRFGIKHSYSRKGQPGDNARIESFHSILKREYINFQEFKTINEAIAGIDSYIRWYNSDRISLVA, encoded by the exons ATGGTTATCAAATATTCAAATGACTTTAAAGAATCGATCGTAAGCTTGCATAAAGTTGGTCGTTCAGCTAATTCATTAGCAAAAGAATACAACGTTAGTGTTTCAACGGTTTCTAAATGGGTTAATCAAGCCGATCCTAACAATACGAAAGTATTGTCAGCAAATGAAAGGGCATTGATTAAAGAAAATAAACAACTAAAAGAAGAACTTGATATTT TTAAAACGAGCAGCGGTGCTTATGGCGAAAAATTGATCATCAAAGGACGTATTCCTACCTTAAAAATTATTAATGACAATCTACAGGTTGGGCACCGCATTACTAAAATTTTGAACGTCCTCAGAATTCCACGATCGACTTATTATGGCTATATACATTGGAAGCCTGGTAAAACCCTTCTTCGTCGCAATTTCATTAAGCAAAAGGTATTAGATGCATGGTTAAAATATCCTATGTATGGATACCCGCGATTAACAATTTTATTAAATCGTCAGTTAAAAATTAAAATTAGCCAGCGTATGGTTTATAAACAGATGTACGCTTTAAAAATTAGGTCTAGGATGACTAAACGAATTAATAAGCCTAAAACACATACTGAATATGATCAACGACCAAATCTAATTAAAGGATTACCTGATCAATCCAATATTCTTTTAACAGATATTACGTATATTCCCGTTAAAAATACTTGGGTTTATCTAGCTAGTGTGTACAATCCCGTAACCCGGCGGGTTATTTCTTATAAAGTTGGAAGTCATATGACTAAGGAATTAGCAACCGACGTCATTAATCAAGTCGCAGTAAAGTCTGTTAAACCAAGCATTATTCATAGCGATATGGGGAGTCAGTATACAAGCGATTTATTTGAAAGTACTTTAACTCGTTTTGGGATTAAGCATTCTTATTCTCGTAAAGGACAACCTGGTGATAACGCAAGAATTGAGAGCTTTCACTCAATTTTGAAGCGTGAATACATTAATTTTCAAGAATTTAAGACAATTAATGAAGCAATAGCTGGCATTGATAGCTATATTCGCTGGTATAACAGTGATCGAATTTCCCTTGTAGCGTAG
- the mvaD gene encoding diphosphomevalonate decarboxylase: MVAFTARAHTNIALLKYWGKVDQQLIIPTTTSISLTLDEFYTETTVEFDPALPNDQITLDQQPLKEKDRHKISIFLNLIRTQAQINTFARVQSVNHVPTAAGLASSASAFAALAGAGSAAAGLNLSQADLSRLARQGSGSASRSIFGGFVQWDRGTDHQTSVAHPLQENVDWPIQLLTVIVSDQPKKINSRGGMQNAMQNSPFYQNWVERSNGLVKPMQTAINQHDLATLGTIAEQNALEMHAQNMVANPPFFYLTDISWQIINLVQDLRQSGLQVYATMDAGPNVKIISHPDDTPTIKSALFKILPEISIQVATPGPGLTVWQNGAAHA; the protein is encoded by the coding sequence ATGGTGGCTTTTACAGCACGGGCACATACAAATATTGCTCTATTAAAATATTGGGGAAAGGTGGATCAACAATTAATTATCCCCACCACCACTTCCATTAGTTTAACCCTAGATGAATTTTATACTGAAACGACAGTTGAATTTGACCCTGCATTGCCTAATGACCAAATCACACTCGATCAACAACCTTTAAAAGAAAAAGATCGGCATAAAATTAGTATCTTTCTTAATCTAATTCGGACGCAAGCCCAGATAAATACATTTGCCCGCGTCCAATCAGTTAACCATGTGCCAACTGCCGCCGGTCTCGCATCTTCTGCTTCGGCTTTTGCTGCGCTAGCGGGGGCTGGTTCAGCCGCGGCAGGATTAAACTTATCGCAAGCCGATTTATCACGTTTAGCGCGCCAAGGGTCTGGTTCAGCAAGTCGTTCTATTTTTGGTGGCTTCGTGCAATGGGATCGTGGAACCGATCACCAAACTTCAGTGGCCCATCCTCTGCAGGAAAACGTCGATTGGCCCATCCAACTTCTCACAGTCATCGTCTCCGATCAACCCAAAAAAATTAATTCTCGGGGCGGAATGCAAAATGCCATGCAAAATTCACCCTTCTATCAAAACTGGGTTGAACGTTCAAATGGCCTAGTCAAGCCGATGCAAACTGCGATCAATCAACATGATTTGGCCACCTTGGGAACTATTGCTGAACAAAACGCACTTGAAATGCATGCGCAAAACATGGTCGCTAACCCTCCGTTTTTCTATTTAACCGATATCTCATGGCAAATTATTAATCTAGTCCAAGATCTGCGGCAAAGTGGACTACAAGTCTATGCAACCATGGATGCAGGTCCCAACGTTAAAATCATTTCTCATCCAGATGATACTCCAACAATTAAATCCGCCCTATTCAAAATTTTACCTGAAATCAGCATTCAAGTTGCCACACCTGGTCCAGGTTTAACCGTTTGGCAGAACGGAGCCGCTCATGCTTAA
- a CDS encoding TetR/AcrR family transcriptional regulator has product MRNLQTESIRQQTDDQIIDATLTLLQSQSYDQLAVTEITRKAGVSRMAFYRHFGTKEKIIHTIVEQLTDDFSRDARHLPKDSRAVAQAFFEFIQANAVEIAILLNAGLREQFYPPLRDILHVLYSDILRDHAKNAATVDYISDFTASGMLAIAIRWISTGMQDSIASLSEMAKEMTDAQGTFM; this is encoded by the coding sequence ATGCGAAATTTACAAACAGAAAGTATCCGTCAACAAACGGATGATCAGATTATTGATGCAACTTTGACGCTCCTTCAAAGCCAGTCGTATGACCAACTTGCGGTAACTGAAATCACCCGTAAGGCAGGCGTGTCTAGAATGGCTTTTTATCGACATTTTGGAACCAAAGAAAAAATCATACATACCATCGTTGAACAATTAACTGACGATTTTTCACGCGATGCGCGCCATCTTCCCAAAGATTCACGAGCTGTCGCTCAAGCTTTTTTTGAATTTATTCAAGCCAATGCGGTTGAAATTGCGATTCTACTAAATGCTGGTCTACGCGAACAATTTTATCCACCATTACGTGATATTCTTCATGTCCTTTATTCTGACATTTTACGTGACCATGCGAAAAATGCAGCCACGGTCGATTACATTTCAGATTTCACGGCTTCAGGGATGTTAGCAATTGCGATTCGGTGGATTTCAACCGGAATGCAAGATTCAATTGCAAGCTTATCAGAAATGGCAAAAGAAATGACTGATGCCCAAGGAACTTTTATGTAA